ACTTGCCCTGGGCGTCGACCACCTCGATGTTCATGCGCAGGTGCCCCTCGACCAGGCTGGCGGCTTCGGCCCAGGCCTCGTCGGACACCCGTGCCCCGGTCATGCGCAACAACTCATGGCCCAGCGCCTGGGGCAGCGCGCCCTGCCCGAAGGCCAGGCGCGACAAGGCCGCCTTGACGAAGTCGGGCACCGGCACGAAGTTCTTGCGCAGGGCCTTGGGCAGGTTGCGCACCAGGGCGATGCACTTGGCCTCCAGCAAGCCCGGCACCAGCCACTCCAGGCGTTCGCCCGGCAGGTTCGGCAGCAGTGGCGCCGGCACCCGCACGGTGACGCCGTCACGTGGATGGTTCGGTTCGAAGTGGTAGCTCAGCGACAGGCGCAGCTCGCCCACCTGCAGGTGGTCCGGGTACTGCGCGGCGGTGACTTCACTGGCCTCGCGGGCCAGCACGTCTTCCTCGCGCATGATCAGCAGGTTCGGGTCCTTCTGGCTGGTCATCCGGTACCAGCTGTCGAAGGTCGCGGTCTGGTGGATCTCTTCCGGCAAACGCGCTTCATAGAAGGCGTACAGCGTCTCTTCGTCGGCGAGGATGTCCCGTCGGCGGGCCTTGGCCTCCAGTTCGTCCAGCTGTTCGAGCAGGCGCTTGTTGGCCGCCAGGCACTTGGCCCGCGACTGGATCTCGCCGCCGACCAGGCCCTCGCGGATGAACAGCTCGCGGGAAGTGGCCGGGTCGATCGGGCCGAAGTGCACGGGCCTGCGGCCGACAATGATCAACCCGTACAGGGTGATCTGCTCGTAAGCCACCACCTGGCCACGCTTCTTCTCCCAGTGCGGTTCGAAGTGGTTCTTCTTGATCAGGTGGGTGGCCAGTGGCTCGATCCAGTCCGGCTCGATCTTGGCCACCATGCGCGCATACAGCTTGGTGGTTTCCACCAGTTCAGCAGTCATCACCCACTGTGGGCGCTTGCGGCCGATGCCGGACGACGGGTGAATCCAGAAGCGGCGCTGGCGCGCGCCCTGGTAGTCGCCCTCTTCGGCCTTGTGGCCAATCTGGCTGAGCAGGCCGCTGAGGATGGCCTTGTGCATGCGCGGGTAGTCGCACGGCTCTTTGTTCACCGTCAACTGCAGGTCACGGCAGATCAGCGCCAATTGACGATGGGCATCGCGCCATTCGCGCAGGCGCAGGTAGTTAAGGAAATTCTTCCGGCACCAGTTGCGCAGCGGGCTGGCGGTCAGCGCCTGGCGCTGCTCCTCGAAACCGCGCCACAGGTTGACCAGCGCGGCGAAGTCGGAATCGACGTCCTTCCACTGCGCATGGGCCTGGTCGGCGGCCTGTTGGCGCTCCGGTGGTCGCTCGCGCGGGTCCTGCACCGACAGGGCGCTGGCAACGATCAGCACTTCCTGCAAGCTGCCCTGGCGTGCGCCTTCGAGCAGCATGCGGCCCATCCGTGGGTCGATCGGCAGGCGCGCCAGTTGCCGCCCCAGCGGCGTGAGCTGGTTCTCGCGGTTGACCGCCGACAGCTCCTGCAGCAGGTTGAAACCGTCGCTGATGGCCTTGCCATCCGGCGGCTCGATGAACGGGAAGGCATCGATGGCGCCCAGGCGTAGGTGCAGCATCTGCAGGATCACTGCGGCCAGGTTGGTGCGCAGGATCTCCGGGTCGGTGAACGCCGGCCGGCCGTTGAAATCCTCTTCGCTGTACAAGCGGATGCAGATACCCGGCTCGACCCGGCCGCAACGACCTTTACGCTGGTTGGCGCTGGCCTGGGACACCGCCTCGATCGGCAGGCGCTGGACCTTGGCACGGTAGCTGTAGCGGCTGATACGCGCGGTGCCGCTGTCGATCACGTAGCGGATGCCCGGCACGGTCAGCGAAGTCTCGGCGACGTTGGTCGCCAGCACCACGCGCCGGCCGCTATGCGATTGGAAGATCTTTTGTTGCTCGGCCGGGGTCAGGCGCGCATACAGCGGCAGGATCTCGGTGTGGCGCAGCTGGGCCTTGCGCAGGATCTCGGCGGCATCGCGGATCTCGCGTTCACCCGGCAGGAACACCAGCACGTCGCCTGGGCCCTTGCCCTGGCTGCGCTCGTGGTGGGCGATCTCGTCGAGGCTGGCGAGGATCGCCTGGTCGACGGTGAGGTCGTCCTCGACCTGGTTGCCCTCCTCGTCCTGCTCGCTGGTCAGCGGGCGGTACCAGATGTCCACCGGGTAGGTGCGGCCCGACACTTCGATGATGGGCGCGCCGTCGAAGTGCTGGGAGAAGCGCTCCAGGTCGATGGTCGCCGAAGTGATGATCAGCTTCAGGTCCGGCCGACGGTGCAGCAGGGTCTTGAGGTAACCGAGCAGGAAGTCGATGTTCAGGCTGCGCTCGTGGGCTTCGTCGACGATGATCGTGTCGTAGCGCTCGAGGAAGCGGTCGTGCTGGGTCTCGGCCAGCAGGATGCCATCGGTCATCAGCTTGACCAGGGTGTTCGAATCGCTCTGGTCCTCGAAGCGCACCTGGTAGCCGACCAACGCTCCCAGCGGTGTGCCCAGCTCTTCCGCAACCCGCGCCGCCACGCTGCGCGCGGCAATCCGCCGGGGCTGGGTGTGGGCGATCAAACCATGGCTGCCACGGCCCAGTTCCAGGCAGATCTTGGGTAGCTGGGTGGTCTTGCCCGAACCGGTCTCGCCGGCGATCACCAGCACCTGGTGCTCGGCCAGGGCCTTCTTGATCTCGTCGCGCTTGGCGGCGATGGGCAGGCTGTCGTCGTAGCGGATGGTCGGCACGCTCTGCTGGCGCGCGGTGACCTGGGCGCAGGAGGCCTGGACCTTTTCCACCCACTGCGCGAGCTTGCCCTCGTCGGGGCGCTTGCGCAGCTCATGCAGTTGCCGCCGCAGGCGATGGCGGTCGGCGATCATGGCGTGGTCGAGGTTTTGCAGCAGCTGGTCGATGGCGTGGTCTGTCATGGGGCTTTTTAATGATGCAGGTGAGGCCTGCTTTTTCATGATCGGCATTCGTAAGGGGTGGGATTGTCGCAGATTTGCCAGCCAGATGCTGCCTGCACCGGCCCCTTCGCGGGTAAACCCGCTCCTACAGGGCCCACGCCAAACCTGATTTTCACCGTAAACCTGTAGGAGCCAGCTTTGCTGGCGATGCCCGGCAAAGCCGGGCCAGGGGCACTGGGTGATCTAATGCTGGCAAGCCCCTGTGGGAGCGGGTTTACCTGCGAAGGGGCCGGCATCAATGTTTAGCCGATAACGGAATGAACGTCGCCATTCACTGCTTTAATCAACGTTACGCCCCGTGTGAGTATCCAGAGCATGCTCCCCGACCCGATCATCGCCCGCCCGCTGTCCCGCCCTTCGCAAACGAAGGCCAGGGCCCGTGCCGGCGAAAATCCGCTGGTCCACATCATTCTCGCCTTCTGGGCCCTGTGGCACTGCCGCCACGCGCGCCCACCGGATACTTCGCTCAAGCACCCCTGACCCAACCCGGCCAAAAAAGGCCGATTGACTCAGCCTGACCGCTCGCCTGCGCGGCGGTCGTGCCTGCCCATGAGCGAACCCACCATGCACTTTGCACCTGTAGAGCAAGCCCGACGATTCCTGGCCGACAACCCCGATATCGACCTGATCGAACTGTTCATCCTCGACGCCAACGGCGTGCCCCGCGGCAAGCTGCTGCACCGCGACGAACTGCTGGCCGTGTTCGACACCGGCCGCCCGCTGCCCAGCACGATCCTCGGTCTGACCCTCAACGGCGATGACGTGGAAAACTCCGGCCTGGTGTGGGATGTCGGCGATATCGACTGCCGCGCCTACCCATTGGAGGGCAGCCTGGTGCGCCTGCCCTGGCGCCGGGTACCAACCGCCGCCGTGCAGGTCAGCATGCACCCCAGCGAAGGCCTGCCAGCCAGCATCGCCGACCCGCGCCATGTGTTGATCCACACCATCGACGCGCTCAAGGCCGACGGTTATCACCCGGTCATGGCCTGCGAGCTGGAGTTCTACCTGCTCGACCAGCAACGCGACGCCCAGGGCCGGCCGCAGCCGGCGCTGGACAACGACGGCGGCCGCCCACGCACCACCCAGGTGTATGGCCTGCGCGAGCTGGAGCAGATCGAGCCGTTCCTCGCCGACCTCTACGCGGCCTGCAAGGCCCAGGGCATTCCCGCCCGCACCGCCATCTCGGAGTACGCGCCCGGCCAGGTGGAAATCACCCTGGAACACGGCGACGCGCTCGAAGCCATGGACCAGGCCGTGCGCTACAAGCGCCTGGTCAAGGGCGTGGCCAACGCCCACGGCATGCAGGCCTGCTTCATGGCCAAGCCGTTCGCCCAGCTGGCCGGCACCGGCATGCACATGCACCTGAGCCTGGCCGACGCCGCGGGCAACAACCTGTTCGCCAGCGAAGACAAGGCCGGCACGCCGCTGCTGCGCCAGGCGGTGGCCGGCATGCTGCGCCACCTGCGCGAATCGCTGCTGCTGTTCTGCCCCAACGCCAACTCGTTCCGCCGTTTCCAGGCCAACAGCTATGCGCCGCTGGCGCCGACCTGGGGCGTGGACAACCGCACGGTCAGCCTGCGCGTGCCCGGCGGCCCGGCCAACAGCCGGCATATCGAGCACCGCATCTGCGGCGCCGACGCCAACCCCTACCTGGCCGCCGCCGCGATCCTCGCCGCCACCCACCAGGGCATCCGCGAGCAGCTCGACCCCGGCGCGCCGGTAGAAGGCAACGGTTATGCCCAGGCCACCGAACACCTGCCCACCGACTGGCTCACCGCCCTCGACGCCCTGGAGCGTTCGAGCTGGGCCCGCGAAGCGCTGGGCGAGGCATTCCTCGGCGTATACCTGAAGGTCAAGCGCGCCGAGTACCGCCAGTTCATGGCCGAGGTCGGCGAGCAGGACTGGCGCTGGTACCTGCACCAGGCCTGATGCCCACGAGATTACAAGAAGGAACAACCATGAACGCAGCAGTGAACAACGGCGCGGCCCAGCGCGCGCCGTCCTATTACAGCGCCACCCTCAACGACATGACCGAGTACCCCACGCTCAAGGGCACGGTACAAGTGGACGTGGCGATCATCGGCGGCGGCTTCACCGGCGTCGCCACCGCCGTGGAACTGGCCGAGCGCGGCCTGAAGGTGGCCATCGTCGAGACCAACCGCATCGGCTGGGGCGCCAGTGGGCGCAACGGCGGCCAGGTCACCGGCAGCCTGTCGGGCGACGAAGCCATGCGCACGCAGATGCGCGACCGGCTCGGCAGCGAGGTGGACGATTTCATCTGGCACCTGCGCTGGCGCGGCCACCAGATCATCGAGCAGCGTGTCGAGCGCTACGGCATCGCCTGCGACCTCAAGCGCGGCCACCTGCACGCGGCGATGAAGCCGTCGCACCTGAACGAACTGCGCGCCTTCGAGGCCGAGGCCCAGCGCCGCGGCATGGGCGACCAGGTACAGCTGCTCGACCGCAGCGCCATGCAGCGCCACCTGCAGAGCCCGCTGTACCTCGGCGCGCTGAAGAACCGCCGCAACCTGCACCTGCACCCGCTCAACCTGTGCCTGGGCGAGGCCCGCGCCGCCCATGGCCTGGGGGCGCTGGTGTTCGAGCATTCAGAAGTATTGGAGATCGTCCACGGCCCACGCCCGGCCGTGGTCACCGCCCAAGGGCGCATCGAGGCACGCCAGGTGATGCTGGCCGGCGACGTGTACCACAAGCTGGAAAAGCGCCAGCTCAAGGGCAAGATCTTCCCGGCCATGGGCGGCATCGTCACCACCGCGCCGCTGGGCGAACTGGCCGAGCAGATCAACCCCCAGGACCTGGCGGTGTACGATTGCCGCTTCGTCCTCGACTACTACCGCCTGACCGCCGACAAGCGCCTGCTGTTCGGTGGCGGCGCCAACTATTCCGGGCGTGATTCGCGGGATATCGAAGCCGAGCTGCGCCCGTGCATCGAGCGCACCTTCCCGGCGCTCAAGGGCGTGCCGATCGAGTTCCAGTGGAGCTGCGCCATGGGCATCGTGGTCAACCGCATCCCGCAGCTGGGCAAGCTGTCGGACAACGTCTGGTATTGCCAGGGCTATTCCGGGCACGGCATCGCCACCAGCCACATCATGGGCGAGATCATGGCCGAGGCGCTGACCGGGACGCTGGAGAAGTTCGACACCTTCGCGGCGTGCAAGCACATCAAGGTGCCGATGGGGGACTTGCTGGGGAATCCGCTGCTGGCGGCGGGGATGTGGTACTACCAGATGCTCGAGAAACTGCGCTGAGTCTTAACCCTACACAACCTCTCTGTGGGAGCGGCCTTGCGTCGCGAAAGGGGTGCGAAGCACCCCCATCGATTGATGCGTTGTCGCTGATATCCTGGGGCCGCTTCGCGACCCTTTCGCGACACAAGGCCGCTCCTACACCGATTGCGCAGGCTGCGGATCAGGCGATCTTCTTCAGGCCCTGCTTCTTCAGTTCTTCGTCACGCAGCTCGCGGCGCAGGATCTTGCCGACGTTGGTGGTCGGCAGCGCATCGCGGAACTCGATGTAGCGCGGCACCTTGTAGCCGGTGACGTTGGCGCGCATGTGCTCCATCACCTGCTCCTTGGTCAGGGTCATGCCCGGCTTGACCACGATGAACACCTTGATCACCTCGCCGGACTTCTCGTCCGGCACACCGATGGCCGCGCTCTGCAGCACGCCCGGCAAGGCGGCGAGCACATCTTCGAGCTCGTTGGGGTACACGTTGAAGCCCGAGACCAGGATCATGTCCTTCTTGCGGTCGACGATGCGCATGTAGCCATCCGGCTGGATCAGGGCGATGTCGCCGGTCTTCAGCCAGCCATCGCTGTCAAGAATTTCGGCGGTGGCCTCTTCGCGCTGCCAGTAGCCTTTCATGACCTGCGGGCCTTTCACGCACAGCTCGCCCACTTCGCCCAGGGGCAGTTCCTGGCCGTTGTCGTCGATGATCTTGCACAGGGTGGAGGGCACCGGAATACCGATGGTGCCGACCTGGTTGGCATCGGACGGGTTGACCGCCGCCACCGGGCTGGTCTCGGTCATGCCATAGCCTTCGCAGATGGCGCAGCCGGTCACGGCTTTCCAGCGTTCGGCCACGCTCAGTTGCAGGGCCATGCCGCCGGACAGGGTGATCTTCAGCGCCGAGAAGTCCAGGTTGCGGAACGCCTCGTTGTTGCACAGGGCAACGAACAGCGTGTTCAGGCCGACGAAGCCGCTGAACTTCCACTTGCCCAGTTCCTTGACCATGGCCGGCAGGTCGCGCGGGTTGCTGATCAGGATGTTGTGGTTGCCGATCAGCATCATCGCCATGCAATGGAAGGTGAAGGCATAGATGTGGTACAGCGGCAGCGGGGTGATGAGGATCTCGCAGCCTTCGTGCAGGTTCGAGCCCATCAGCGCGCGGCACTGCAGCATGTTGGCGACCAGGTTGCGGTGGCTGAGCATCGCGCCCTTGGCCACGCCGGTGGTGCCGCCGGTGTACTGCAGCACGGCCACGTCGTTGGGCTGCGGGTTGGCCTCGGTGACCGCCCCGCCCTTGCCCAGCGCCAGGGCGTCGTTGAAGCGCACGGCGCCCGGCAGGTTGTAGGCCGGCACCATTTTCTTCACGTACTTGATGACGCTGTTGATCAGCAGGCGCTTCAGAGGTGGCAACAGGTCGGCCACTTCGGTGACAATGACGTGTTTGACCTGGGTCTTGGGCACCACCTTTTCCGCCAAGTGCGCCATGTTCGCCAGGCACACCAAGGCTTTGGCACCGGAGTCGTTGAACTGGTGCTCCAGCTCCCGCGCGGTGTACAGCGGGTTGGTGTTGACCACGATCAGGCCGGCGCGCATGGCACCGAACACGGCGACCGGGTATTGCAGGACGTTTGGTAGCTGCACGGCGATACGATCGCCGGGCTTGAGGTCGGTGTGCTGCTGCAGCCAGGCGGCGAAGGCACCGGACAGCGCGTACAGCTCGCCGTAAGTGATGGTCTTGCCCAGGTTGCTAAAGGCTGGTTTGTCGGCAAAGCGTTGGCAGGATTGCTTGAGTACCGCCTGGATATTGGGGAATTCGTCAGGATTGATTTCCGCCGTGACCCCGGCTGGGTATTTATCCTTCCAAAAATGTTCGATCATGGAAGCCCGCTCCTTCAGCAACAGCGAATTCGGTATGCGTCGATGCGCTTATTATTGATATGGGATGACGGTTCATTGCAAACCGGATCATCTGAAAGCGCGCCGAGAGTAACAGCTTTGCCAGGGGTCGCCTAGAGGCCAGGACAGGCCGAATGGTCACAAAAATGACTCAATGAACAATACAGGTCATTTTTAGAGTAATTATCCAAAATGTCGCAATAACGGCTGAAAAGGCCGAGATAGAGCAGCCAGAACCGCTACAGGAATCTGTGTGAGCGGGTTCACTCGCGAATACGGTAGTGAACCGACCCACCCATTCGCGGGTAAACCCGCTCCTACAGGAAGCGCACCGGCCCGTTCGCCGGCAAGCCGGCTCCTACATTGAATCGCGCCGGGCGCCACATCTGTTCAACCTCACGCGATATCACGCAACTCGCGCCGCAGGATCTTGCCCACCGGCGTCATGGGCAGCGATTCGCGCACGACAATCTGCTTGGGTACCTTGTACCCCGTGAAGTTGGCCTTGCAGTAAGCCTTGAGCTCATCGACATCGACCCCGCCCTCACGCGCCACCACGAACAACTTCACCGCCTCCCCCGAACGCTCGTCCGGCACGCCGATGGCCGCGCAGTTGGCCACTTGCGGGTGGTTCATCACCACGTCCTCGATCTCGTTGGGGTACACGTTGAAGCCGGAGACGATGATCATGTCTTTCTTGCGGTCGACGATGCGGGTGAAGCCGTCCGGGTCGATGATCGCGATATCGCCGGTCTTGAACCAGCCGTCAGCGTCCAGCGCCTGGGCGGTGGCTTCCGGCTGCTGCCAGTAGCCCTTCATCACCTGCGGCCCTTTGATGCACAGCTCGCCCCGCTCGCCCAACGCCTGCTCGATGCCGGCGTCGTCGATCACCTTGAACGCAGTGTTCGGTACCGGCATGCCCACGGTACCCAGGCGCGCCAACTGACCGTAGGGGTTGGTACTGGCCACCGGCGAGGTTTCGGTGAGGCCGTAGCCCTCGACGATGCGGCAACCGGTCAGTGCCTCCCAACGTTCGGCGGTGGCCTTGACCAGGGCGGTGCCGCCCGAGTTGGTGACCTTCAAGGCGGAGAAGTCGAGCGACTTGAAGCCTGGGTTGTCCATCAGCGCGACGAACAGGGTGTTCAACCCCAGCAGCGCCGAGAAGCGCCACTTGCCCAGCTCCTTGATGAAGCCCGGGATATCCCGCGGGTTGGTGATCAGCACGTTGTGGTTGCCGGTGACCATCATGCACATGCAGTTCGCGGTGAAGGCATAGATGTGGTACAGCGGCAGCGGCGCGATCATCACCTCCTGCCCTTCCTTGATCAGCGGCTGGCCATCAGCGCCGCGCTGGCAGAAGCAGGCCAGGACCTGGAGCATGTTGGCGACCAGGTTGCCGTGGGTGAGCATCGCGCCCTTGGCCAGGCCCGTGGTGCCGCCGGTGTACTGCAGCACGGCGACGTCGTCGAGCGCCTGCGATACCGGCTTGTGCCCAAGCCCGCGCCCCTTGTGCAGCACCTGCTTGAACGACACCGCCTGGGGCAGGTGATAAGCCGGCACCATCTTCTTCACCTTGTCGACCACGGTGTTGATCAGCCAGCCCTTGAGCGCGGGCAGCATGTCGCCCATCTTCGCCTCGATCAGGTATTCGATGCCGGTGTCGTGCAGCACTTCCTGCACGCGCTTGCCGAACATGTTCAGGTACACCAGGGCGCGGGCGCCAGAGTCCTTGAACTGGTGGCGCATCTCGCGCTCGGTGTACAGCGGGTTGGTGTTGACCACGATCAGCCCGGCGCGCATGGCACCGAACACGGCGATGGGGTATTGCAGGACGTTGGGCATCTGCACCGCGATGCGGTCGCCCGGCACCAGCTCGGTGTGCTGCTGCAACCAGGCGGCGAAGGCCGCGGAGTAGCGGTCGAGCTCGGCGTAGCTGAGGGTCACCCCCAGGTTGCTGAACGCCGGGCGGTCGGCGAAACGCTTGCAGGAGCGCTCGAAGACATCGACGACAGACTTGTAAGCATTCATGTCAATGGTGGAAGGCACGCCCGCCGGGCGCTTGTCGTTCCAGAAATCGGCTTGCATTTATTGTTGTTCCTCTGCCGGGACCGTCCCTGACCTGATCGCCGGGTGGCAAAAAGGCGTTCTGCCGACGTTAGCAGCAATGTCGAAGGTGGCAAATACGCCAAGTGCCGCCATTAACATTGTGAATCTTATTTCTGCCCTTCCTGCAATCTGGCCCTTTGCGCATACACTGTGTGGTCAACCTCAGCGCGCAAGGACCCGCCATGCCCCACGACGCCTTCTGGCTCCCCGCCAGCGAGCATTGCAGCCTGTATGTGCACCAGTGGCTGCCGAGCAAACCGGTCAAGGCCGTGGTGTTGCTGGCCCATGGCATGGCCGAGCACGCGGCGCGCTACCAGCGCCTGGGCCACGCCCTGAACGACGCGGGCTACGCCCTGTTCGCCCACGACCAGCGCGGCCATGGGCGCACCGCCGAGCTGGGCAGCCTGGGCCTGTTCGCCAGCCATAATGGCTGGAATGCCGTGGTCAACGACCTGGGCCTGCTGGCCCAGCACATCGGCCAGCAGTTCCCCGGCACGCCGCTGTTCCTGTTTGGCCACAGCATGGGCAGCTACATCGCCCAGGCCTACCTGCTGCACCACAGCGCCAGCCTGCAGGGGGCGATCCTCAGTGGCTCCAACTTCCAGCCCGTGGCGCTGTACCGCGCCGCGCGCCTGATCGCCCGGCTCGAAACCTGGCGCCAGGGCCCGCTGGGCAAGAGCGCGCTGATCGACTGGCTGTCGTTCGGCTCGTTCAACAAGGCGTTCAAGCCCAACCGCACCGCCTTCGACTGGCTCAGCCGCGACGCGGCCGAGGTGGACAAGTACGTCGCCGACCCGCTGTGCGGCTATCGCTGCAGCAACCAGCTGTGGCTCGACCTGCTGCAGGGCCTGGCGCAGATCAGCCAGAAGAAGAACCTCGCGCAGATCGACCCGAACCTGCCGATCTTGGTGTTGGGCGGCGAATGTGATCCGGTGAGTGCCGGCAAGCGTCTCACCCTTTTGGCCGATGCCCTGCGCGCGACCGGCAACCGCCATGTGCAGTTGCGCGTCTACCCGGGCGCCCGGCACGAAGTGCTCAATGAAACCCATCGCGACGAGGTCACCGCCGACATCATCGGCTGGCTGGAGCAGGCGCTGGCCCTTGGCCGCCCTGCCCGCAGTGAATGATAGGCCCCCTCGTCCACCGCTCAAGGAAGCCCCGATGACCCAGGTCACCAACACGCCTTACGAAGCCCTCGAAGTCGGCCAGAAAGCCGAATACAAGAAGTCCGTCGAAGAGCGCGACATTCAGCTGTTCGCCGCGATGTCCGGTGACCACAACCCGGTGCACCTGGACGCCGAGTTCGCCGCCAAGAGCATGTTCCGCGAGCGCATCGCCCACGGCATGTTCAGCGGCGCGCTGATCAGCGCCGCGGTGGCCTGCACCCTGCCGGGCCCCGGCACCATCTACCTGGGGCAGCAGATGAGCTTCCAGAAGCCGGTGAAGATCGGCGACACCCTGACCGTGCGCCTGGAAATTCTCGAGAAGCTGCCCAAGTTCAAGGTGCGCATCGCCACCAACGTCTACAACCAGAACGACGAGCTGGTGGTCGAGGGCGAGGCCGAGATCCTGGCGCCACGCAAGCAGCAGACCGTCGAGCTGGTGAGCCCGCCGAATTTCGTCGCTAGCTGAGCGGCTACCCCTGCCTGTCAAGGGTGTTCGACGGAAGCGTTTCAGTGCCCTGTAGATCGAGCGCCGCCTGCGCGGCGCATCGCGGCTGAAGCCGCTCCTACATTCTGGCCCCATCCACCTGTAGGAGCGGATTCATCCGCGATGCGCCGCGCCAGCGGCGCTCAATCTCAAGAACGCCACAAGGCAATCGCTCTACCCCGACCACTACTCCAACAATTTCCCACCAGACCTTGGCTCATGCGCCCAGCTCCCGCAGGCGCCGCTCGATATGCCGCCGCTCCGGCCCCTGGCGGGCCAACGCCAGGGCCTGGCGCCAGGCGCCGCGGGCCTGTTCGACATGGCCCAACTGCCGATGCAGCTCCGCCCGCGCGGCATGGGCCAGGTGGTAGTCGCCCAGCTCCCCCCGCTCGAGAATCGCCTCCACTGCCCGCAGCCCCACCGCCGCGCCATCGCGCCTGGCCAGCGCGGCCGCCCAGTTCAGCTCCACCACCGGCGACGGCCAGTGGCGCAGCAACAGCTCGTACAACCCGACGATCTCCGCCCAGTCCGTCGCCTCGGCGCTTGGAGCCTCGGCGTGCAGCGCGGCAATCGCCGCCTGCACGCTGTACGGGCCGATTTCTCGGCCACGCAGAGCCTGGCGCACCAGCTGGCAACCTTCCTCGATCTGCGCGCGATCCCACAGGCCACGGTCCTGCTCATCGAGCACCACCAGCTCACCCTCGTCGTCGCTGCGCGCATGCTGGCGCGACGCCTGCAGCAACATCAGCGCCAGCAGGCCGAGCACTTCCGCGTCCGGCAGCAACTGCGCCAGCAGGCGCCCCAGGCGGATCGCCTCGTCGGTCAGCTCGCGGGTGACCACATCCTCCCCCGACGACGCCGAATAGCCCTCGTTGAACACCAGGTAGATCACCCGCAACACGCTCTCCAGGCGCTCGGGCAGCTCGGCCAGCGCCGGCACCTGGTACGGGATCTTCGCATCGCGAATCTTCGCCTTGGCCCGCACGATGCGCTGGGCGATGGTGGCCGGGCTCTGCAGGAAGGCGCGGGCGATCTGCTCGGTGGTCAGGTCGCAGACTTCACGCAGCGTCAGCGGCACCTGGGCATCGGCCGCCAGTGCCGGGTGGCAGCAGGTGAAGATCAAGCGCAGGCGGTCGTCGGCCAGCAGCTCCTCTTCGCCCGGGTCCTGGACCTCGCCTTCGAGCAGCATGATCAGGTCGGCCTGT
This genomic stretch from Pseudomonas entomophila harbors:
- the hrpA gene encoding ATP-dependent RNA helicase HrpA — encoded protein: MTDHAIDQLLQNLDHAMIADRHRLRRQLHELRKRPDEGKLAQWVEKVQASCAQVTARQQSVPTIRYDDSLPIAAKRDEIKKALAEHQVLVIAGETGSGKTTQLPKICLELGRGSHGLIAHTQPRRIAARSVAARVAEELGTPLGALVGYQVRFEDQSDSNTLVKLMTDGILLAETQHDRFLERYDTIIVDEAHERSLNIDFLLGYLKTLLHRRPDLKLIITSATIDLERFSQHFDGAPIIEVSGRTYPVDIWYRPLTSEQDEEGNQVEDDLTVDQAILASLDEIAHHERSQGKGPGDVLVFLPGEREIRDAAEILRKAQLRHTEILPLYARLTPAEQQKIFQSHSGRRVVLATNVAETSLTVPGIRYVIDSGTARISRYSYRAKVQRLPIEAVSQASANQRKGRCGRVEPGICIRLYSEEDFNGRPAFTDPEILRTNLAAVILQMLHLRLGAIDAFPFIEPPDGKAISDGFNLLQELSAVNRENQLTPLGRQLARLPIDPRMGRMLLEGARQGSLQEVLIVASALSVQDPRERPPERQQAADQAHAQWKDVDSDFAALVNLWRGFEEQRQALTASPLRNWCRKNFLNYLRLREWRDAHRQLALICRDLQLTVNKEPCDYPRMHKAILSGLLSQIGHKAEEGDYQGARQRRFWIHPSSGIGRKRPQWVMTAELVETTKLYARMVAKIEPDWIEPLATHLIKKNHFEPHWEKKRGQVVAYEQITLYGLIIVGRRPVHFGPIDPATSRELFIREGLVGGEIQSRAKCLAANKRLLEQLDELEAKARRRDILADEETLYAFYEARLPEEIHQTATFDSWYRMTSQKDPNLLIMREEDVLAREASEVTAAQYPDHLQVGELRLSLSYHFEPNHPRDGVTVRVPAPLLPNLPGERLEWLVPGLLEAKCIALVRNLPKALRKNFVPVPDFVKAALSRLAFGQGALPQALGHELLRMTGARVSDEAWAEAASLVEGHLRMNIEVVDAQGKFLGEGRDLAELTARFAAASQAALALPRNEKAEQPVQAKAFSQVAQTAQQKIAGLSMTVYPALVEDNGTVREGRFSTQAEAEFQHRRALQRLLLQQLAEPAKFLRGKLPGLTELGLLYRELGRVEALVEDILLASLDSCVLEGEDPLPRDGAGLASLAERKRGNWAEHAERLARQTLEVLKLWHGLQKRFKGKIDLTQAVALNDIKQQLANLVYPGFVRETPGAWFKELPRYLKAVELRLEKLGSQVQKDRVWSGELANCWAQYKARADKHAQEGKRDEQLTLYRWLLEEYRVSLFGQQLGTKVPVSDKRLSKQWSLVEA
- a CDS encoding glutamine synthetase family protein — encoded protein: MHFAPVEQARRFLADNPDIDLIELFILDANGVPRGKLLHRDELLAVFDTGRPLPSTILGLTLNGDDVENSGLVWDVGDIDCRAYPLEGSLVRLPWRRVPTAAVQVSMHPSEGLPASIADPRHVLIHTIDALKADGYHPVMACELEFYLLDQQRDAQGRPQPALDNDGGRPRTTQVYGLRELEQIEPFLADLYAACKAQGIPARTAISEYAPGQVEITLEHGDALEAMDQAVRYKRLVKGVANAHGMQACFMAKPFAQLAGTGMHMHLSLADAAGNNLFASEDKAGTPLLRQAVAGMLRHLRESLLLFCPNANSFRRFQANSYAPLAPTWGVDNRTVSLRVPGGPANSRHIEHRICGADANPYLAAAAILAATHQGIREQLDPGAPVEGNGYAQATEHLPTDWLTALDALERSSWAREALGEAFLGVYLKVKRAEYRQFMAEVGEQDWRWYLHQA
- a CDS encoding NAD(P)/FAD-dependent oxidoreductase, with translation MNAAVNNGAAQRAPSYYSATLNDMTEYPTLKGTVQVDVAIIGGGFTGVATAVELAERGLKVAIVETNRIGWGASGRNGGQVTGSLSGDEAMRTQMRDRLGSEVDDFIWHLRWRGHQIIEQRVERYGIACDLKRGHLHAAMKPSHLNELRAFEAEAQRRGMGDQVQLLDRSAMQRHLQSPLYLGALKNRRNLHLHPLNLCLGEARAAHGLGALVFEHSEVLEIVHGPRPAVVTAQGRIEARQVMLAGDVYHKLEKRQLKGKIFPAMGGIVTTAPLGELAEQINPQDLAVYDCRFVLDYYRLTADKRLLFGGGANYSGRDSRDIEAELRPCIERTFPALKGVPIEFQWSCAMGIVVNRIPQLGKLSDNVWYCQGYSGHGIATSHIMGEIMAEALTGTLEKFDTFAACKHIKVPMGDLLGNPLLAAGMWYYQMLEKLR
- the fadD1 gene encoding long-chain-fatty-acid--CoA ligase FadD1, with the translated sequence MIEHFWKDKYPAGVTAEINPDEFPNIQAVLKQSCQRFADKPAFSNLGKTITYGELYALSGAFAAWLQQHTDLKPGDRIAVQLPNVLQYPVAVFGAMRAGLIVVNTNPLYTARELEHQFNDSGAKALVCLANMAHLAEKVVPKTQVKHVIVTEVADLLPPLKRLLINSVIKYVKKMVPAYNLPGAVRFNDALALGKGGAVTEANPQPNDVAVLQYTGGTTGVAKGAMLSHRNLVANMLQCRALMGSNLHEGCEILITPLPLYHIYAFTFHCMAMMLIGNHNILISNPRDLPAMVKELGKWKFSGFVGLNTLFVALCNNEAFRNLDFSALKITLSGGMALQLSVAERWKAVTGCAICEGYGMTETSPVAAVNPSDANQVGTIGIPVPSTLCKIIDDNGQELPLGEVGELCVKGPQVMKGYWQREEATAEILDSDGWLKTGDIALIQPDGYMRIVDRKKDMILVSGFNVYPNELEDVLAALPGVLQSAAIGVPDEKSGEVIKVFIVVKPGMTLTKEQVMEHMRANVTGYKVPRYIEFRDALPTTNVGKILRRELRDEELKKQGLKKIA